From the genome of Chiloscyllium plagiosum isolate BGI_BamShark_2017 chromosome 29, ASM401019v2, whole genome shotgun sequence, one region includes:
- the dek gene encoding protein DEK isoform X2 — MAAVEKGDKAEGTKRRNKPDKSSTIEEEKGEKLESEDEDEEEEEEERVGLLERSPIVEGKREKKKVERLTLQVTPSAKETFSIPEGRGTKLGEIERIQYFMGKTKAEDLKSLHKILYNRPGSLATLKRNIRLFAGFSFETGSEQHKKKEEVLKKNPISVLKVICTVLDLERKGTKDEIVSKILNFLMKPKASGKSLPKPKKKRQKGGKKDHSSSGSKKKSKAATSEEILTDESSSEEEKKKEKYSDESDAEEEVEPPKKASKKEKSTSKAVPKGKKGQNTKATNVKKADSSTAKKTPAPAKKDMGSGVKKVASIGRLAETKLNRAMSAESESEDSSDDEPLIKKLKKPPTDEELKETVMKLLVDANLEEVTMKQICKKVFASYPDYDLSDKKDFVKNTVKELIS, encoded by the exons ATGGCTGCAGTTGAGAAAGGAGATAAGGCTGAAGGAACAAAGAGGAGAAATAAGCCTGACAAGTCTTCCACCATTGAAGAAGAAAAAGGTGAAAAATTGGAGAGTGAAGATGAggatgaagaggaggaggaggaagagaggg TGGGATTACTGGAAAGAAGTCCCATCGTAGAagggaaaagagaaaagaaaaaagtgGAAAGACTGACTTTACAAGTGACACCATCTGCAAAAGAGACTTTTAGTATTCCCGAAG gtAGAGGCACAAAGCTGGGAGAAATTGAGCGGATACAGTATTTCATGGGCAAAACTAAGGCCGAAGATCTCAAATCACTTCACAAAATCTTATATAACAGGCCAGGTTCG CTTGCCACGTTGAAAAGAAACATTCGGCTGTTTGCTGGGTTCTCCTTTGAAACTGGCAGTGAGCAGCACAAGAAAAAAGAAGAGGTATTGAAAAA GAATCCAATTTCGGTGCTAAAGGTCATTTGTACTGTCCTGGATCTGGAGAGAAAAGGCACTAAAGATGAAATTGTGTCAAAAATTCTGAATTTCCTCATGAAACCCAAAGCATCTGGCAAG TCATTACCAAAGCCTAAAAAAAAACGTCAAAAGGGTGGAAAGAAAGACCATAGCAGCTCTGGGTCCAAGAAAAAATCCAAGGCTGcaacctcagaagaaattctcACAGATGAGTCCAGCAgtgaagaggaaaagaaaaaggaaaaatattctgatgaAAGTGAtgcagaggaagaagtggag CCACCTAAGAAAGCATCTAAAAAAGAGAAATCAACATCAAAAGCTGTTCCTAAAGGCAAGAAAGGACAAAATACTAAAGCAACAAATGTGAAAAAAGCTGACAGCAGCACTGCAAAGAAAACTCCAGCTCCTGCCAAGAAGG ACATGGGCAGTGGCGTTAAAAAGGTGGCTTCGATTGGGAGGCTAGCTGAGA CCAAGCTAAATCGAGCAATGTCAGCTG AAAGTGAATCTGAAGATAGTTCAGATGATGAACCTCTGATTAAGAAACTTAAAAAACCACCTACAgatgaggaattgaaggaaactGTCATGAAATTGCTGGTTGATGCAAACTTGGAAGAAGTCACAATGAAACAAATCTGCAAAAAG gTCTTTGCCAGCTATCCAGATTATGACCTGTCTGACAAAAAAGATTTTGTCAAGAATACTGTGAAAGAG TTGATTTCGTGA
- the dek gene encoding protein DEK isoform X1: MSTEADSKMAAVEKGDKAEGTKRRNKPDKSSTIEEEKGEKLESEDEDEEEEEEERVGLLERSPIVEGKREKKKVERLTLQVTPSAKETFSIPEGRGTKLGEIERIQYFMGKTKAEDLKSLHKILYNRPGSLATLKRNIRLFAGFSFETGSEQHKKKEEVLKKNPISVLKVICTVLDLERKGTKDEIVSKILNFLMKPKASGKSLPKPKKKRQKGGKKDHSSSGSKKKSKAATSEEILTDESSSEEEKKKEKYSDESDAEEEVEPPKKASKKEKSTSKAVPKGKKGQNTKATNVKKADSSTAKKTPAPAKKDMGSGVKKVASIGRLAETKLNRAMSAESESEDSSDDEPLIKKLKKPPTDEELKETVMKLLVDANLEEVTMKQICKKVFASYPDYDLSDKKDFVKNTVKELIS, encoded by the exons ATGTCGACAGAAGCAGATTCAAAGATGGCTGCAGTTGAGAAAGGAGATAAGGCTGAAGGAACAAAGAGGAGAAATAAGCCTGACAAGTCTTCCACCATTGAAGAAGAAAAAGGTGAAAAATTGGAGAGTGAAGATGAggatgaagaggaggaggaggaagagaggg TGGGATTACTGGAAAGAAGTCCCATCGTAGAagggaaaagagaaaagaaaaaagtgGAAAGACTGACTTTACAAGTGACACCATCTGCAAAAGAGACTTTTAGTATTCCCGAAG gtAGAGGCACAAAGCTGGGAGAAATTGAGCGGATACAGTATTTCATGGGCAAAACTAAGGCCGAAGATCTCAAATCACTTCACAAAATCTTATATAACAGGCCAGGTTCG CTTGCCACGTTGAAAAGAAACATTCGGCTGTTTGCTGGGTTCTCCTTTGAAACTGGCAGTGAGCAGCACAAGAAAAAAGAAGAGGTATTGAAAAA GAATCCAATTTCGGTGCTAAAGGTCATTTGTACTGTCCTGGATCTGGAGAGAAAAGGCACTAAAGATGAAATTGTGTCAAAAATTCTGAATTTCCTCATGAAACCCAAAGCATCTGGCAAG TCATTACCAAAGCCTAAAAAAAAACGTCAAAAGGGTGGAAAGAAAGACCATAGCAGCTCTGGGTCCAAGAAAAAATCCAAGGCTGcaacctcagaagaaattctcACAGATGAGTCCAGCAgtgaagaggaaaagaaaaaggaaaaatattctgatgaAAGTGAtgcagaggaagaagtggag CCACCTAAGAAAGCATCTAAAAAAGAGAAATCAACATCAAAAGCTGTTCCTAAAGGCAAGAAAGGACAAAATACTAAAGCAACAAATGTGAAAAAAGCTGACAGCAGCACTGCAAAGAAAACTCCAGCTCCTGCCAAGAAGG ACATGGGCAGTGGCGTTAAAAAGGTGGCTTCGATTGGGAGGCTAGCTGAGA CCAAGCTAAATCGAGCAATGTCAGCTG AAAGTGAATCTGAAGATAGTTCAGATGATGAACCTCTGATTAAGAAACTTAAAAAACCACCTACAgatgaggaattgaaggaaactGTCATGAAATTGCTGGTTGATGCAAACTTGGAAGAAGTCACAATGAAACAAATCTGCAAAAAG gTCTTTGCCAGCTATCCAGATTATGACCTGTCTGACAAAAAAGATTTTGTCAAGAATACTGTGAAAGAG TTGATTTCGTGA
- the dek gene encoding protein DEK isoform X3 produces MSTEADSKMAAVEKGDKAEGTKRRNKPDKSSTIEEEKGEKLESEDEDEEEEEEERVGLLERSPIVEGKREKKKVERLTLQVTPSAKETFSIPEGRGTKLGEIERIQYFMGKTKAEDLKSLHKILYNRPGSLATLKRNIRLFAGFSFETGSEQHKKKEEVLKKNPISVLKVICTVLDLERKGTKDEIVSKILNFLMKPKASGKSLPKPKKKRQKGGKKDHSSSGSKKKSKAATSEEILTDESSSEEEKKKEKYSDESDAEEEVEPPKKASKKEKSTSKAVPKGKKGQNTKATNVKKADSSTAKKTPAPAKKDMGSGVKKVASIGRLAEKSESEDSSDDEPLIKKLKKPPTDEELKETVMKLLVDANLEEVTMKQICKKVFASYPDYDLSDKKDFVKNTVKELIS; encoded by the exons ATGTCGACAGAAGCAGATTCAAAGATGGCTGCAGTTGAGAAAGGAGATAAGGCTGAAGGAACAAAGAGGAGAAATAAGCCTGACAAGTCTTCCACCATTGAAGAAGAAAAAGGTGAAAAATTGGAGAGTGAAGATGAggatgaagaggaggaggaggaagagaggg TGGGATTACTGGAAAGAAGTCCCATCGTAGAagggaaaagagaaaagaaaaaagtgGAAAGACTGACTTTACAAGTGACACCATCTGCAAAAGAGACTTTTAGTATTCCCGAAG gtAGAGGCACAAAGCTGGGAGAAATTGAGCGGATACAGTATTTCATGGGCAAAACTAAGGCCGAAGATCTCAAATCACTTCACAAAATCTTATATAACAGGCCAGGTTCG CTTGCCACGTTGAAAAGAAACATTCGGCTGTTTGCTGGGTTCTCCTTTGAAACTGGCAGTGAGCAGCACAAGAAAAAAGAAGAGGTATTGAAAAA GAATCCAATTTCGGTGCTAAAGGTCATTTGTACTGTCCTGGATCTGGAGAGAAAAGGCACTAAAGATGAAATTGTGTCAAAAATTCTGAATTTCCTCATGAAACCCAAAGCATCTGGCAAG TCATTACCAAAGCCTAAAAAAAAACGTCAAAAGGGTGGAAAGAAAGACCATAGCAGCTCTGGGTCCAAGAAAAAATCCAAGGCTGcaacctcagaagaaattctcACAGATGAGTCCAGCAgtgaagaggaaaagaaaaaggaaaaatattctgatgaAAGTGAtgcagaggaagaagtggag CCACCTAAGAAAGCATCTAAAAAAGAGAAATCAACATCAAAAGCTGTTCCTAAAGGCAAGAAAGGACAAAATACTAAAGCAACAAATGTGAAAAAAGCTGACAGCAGCACTGCAAAGAAAACTCCAGCTCCTGCCAAGAAGG ACATGGGCAGTGGCGTTAAAAAGGTGGCTTCGATTGGGAGGCTAGCTGAGA AAAGTGAATCTGAAGATAGTTCAGATGATGAACCTCTGATTAAGAAACTTAAAAAACCACCTACAgatgaggaattgaaggaaactGTCATGAAATTGCTGGTTGATGCAAACTTGGAAGAAGTCACAATGAAACAAATCTGCAAAAAG gTCTTTGCCAGCTATCCAGATTATGACCTGTCTGACAAAAAAGATTTTGTCAAGAATACTGTGAAAGAG TTGATTTCGTGA
- the dek gene encoding protein DEK isoform X4 — MSTEADSKMAAVEKGDKAEGTKRRNKPDKSSTIEEEKGEKLESEDEDEEEEEEERVGLLERSPIVEGKREKKKVERLTLQVTPSAKETFSIPEGRGTKLGEIERIQYFMGKTKAEDLKSLHKILYNRPGSLATLKRNIRLFAGFSFETGSEQHKKKEEVLKKNPISVLKVICTVLDLERKGTKDEIVSKILNFLMKPKASGKSLPKPKKKRQKGGKKDHSSSGSKKKSKAATSEEILTDESSSEEEKKKEKYSDESDAEEEVEPPKKASKKEKSTSKAVPKGKKGQNTKATNVKKADSSTAKKTPAPAKKESESEDSSDDEPLIKKLKKPPTDEELKETVMKLLVDANLEEVTMKQICKKVFASYPDYDLSDKKDFVKNTVKEVCA; from the exons ATGTCGACAGAAGCAGATTCAAAGATGGCTGCAGTTGAGAAAGGAGATAAGGCTGAAGGAACAAAGAGGAGAAATAAGCCTGACAAGTCTTCCACCATTGAAGAAGAAAAAGGTGAAAAATTGGAGAGTGAAGATGAggatgaagaggaggaggaggaagagaggg TGGGATTACTGGAAAGAAGTCCCATCGTAGAagggaaaagagaaaagaaaaaagtgGAAAGACTGACTTTACAAGTGACACCATCTGCAAAAGAGACTTTTAGTATTCCCGAAG gtAGAGGCACAAAGCTGGGAGAAATTGAGCGGATACAGTATTTCATGGGCAAAACTAAGGCCGAAGATCTCAAATCACTTCACAAAATCTTATATAACAGGCCAGGTTCG CTTGCCACGTTGAAAAGAAACATTCGGCTGTTTGCTGGGTTCTCCTTTGAAACTGGCAGTGAGCAGCACAAGAAAAAAGAAGAGGTATTGAAAAA GAATCCAATTTCGGTGCTAAAGGTCATTTGTACTGTCCTGGATCTGGAGAGAAAAGGCACTAAAGATGAAATTGTGTCAAAAATTCTGAATTTCCTCATGAAACCCAAAGCATCTGGCAAG TCATTACCAAAGCCTAAAAAAAAACGTCAAAAGGGTGGAAAGAAAGACCATAGCAGCTCTGGGTCCAAGAAAAAATCCAAGGCTGcaacctcagaagaaattctcACAGATGAGTCCAGCAgtgaagaggaaaagaaaaaggaaaaatattctgatgaAAGTGAtgcagaggaagaagtggag CCACCTAAGAAAGCATCTAAAAAAGAGAAATCAACATCAAAAGCTGTTCCTAAAGGCAAGAAAGGACAAAATACTAAAGCAACAAATGTGAAAAAAGCTGACAGCAGCACTGCAAAGAAAACTCCAGCTCCTGCCAAGAAGG AAAGTGAATCTGAAGATAGTTCAGATGATGAACCTCTGATTAAGAAACTTAAAAAACCACCTACAgatgaggaattgaaggaaactGTCATGAAATTGCTGGTTGATGCAAACTTGGAAGAAGTCACAATGAAACAAATCTGCAAAAAG gTCTTTGCCAGCTATCCAGATTATGACCTGTCTGACAAAAAAGATTTTGTCAAGAATACTGTGAAAGAGGTATGTGCTTAG